In one Bacillus thuringiensis genomic region, the following are encoded:
- a CDS encoding undecaprenyldiphospho-muramoylpentapeptide beta-N-acetylglucosaminyltransferase — translation MSKTILFTGGGTAGHVMINIVLIPKFIEKGWRVEYIGSKNGIEKSLVQNVKYNSVSTGKLRRYWDWENFKDPFKIIRGCLQSYNLIKKTKPDVIFSAGGFVSVPVAIGAWLNRVPIIIREPDSTLGLANKIALPFATKLCTTFPQTGENVNKEKKVYVGPIVREEIEKGNVLRGRRYCEFQQDKPVLLIMGGSQGAKWINDMVRECLDTILLNFNIIHICGKGKIDPSIGTEGYMQFEYIGDELPHILNMASVVVSRAGSTAISELLFLKKPMLLIPLTNSSSRGDQVLNAEYFSRQGYAEVILQDKVSTNTFIHAVNKLYTNKDKYIQNMNGYKKTNDEGIHHLIDIINEVVK, via the coding sequence ATGAGCAAAACGATTCTTTTTACTGGGGGCGGTACAGCCGGACACGTTATGATTAATATTGTATTAATTCCTAAATTTATAGAGAAAGGATGGAGAGTCGAGTATATTGGATCCAAAAATGGAATTGAAAAATCATTAGTGCAAAATGTTAAATACAATAGTGTTTCAACGGGCAAGCTTAGGAGATATTGGGATTGGGAGAATTTTAAAGATCCTTTTAAAATTATACGCGGTTGTTTACAAAGTTATAATTTAATTAAGAAAACAAAACCTGACGTTATCTTTTCAGCAGGAGGATTTGTTTCAGTTCCTGTAGCTATAGGAGCATGGTTAAATCGTGTGCCTATAATTATACGTGAACCAGATAGCACATTAGGGCTTGCCAACAAAATAGCATTACCTTTTGCTACAAAGCTATGCACAACATTTCCTCAGACAGGAGAAAATGTAAATAAGGAGAAGAAGGTTTATGTAGGACCAATTGTAAGGGAAGAAATTGAGAAGGGTAATGTATTACGAGGAAGAAGATATTGTGAATTTCAGCAAGATAAACCAGTATTATTAATTATGGGTGGGAGTCAAGGTGCTAAGTGGATAAATGATATGGTAAGGGAATGTTTAGATACAATACTATTAAACTTTAATATTATTCATATATGTGGTAAAGGGAAGATAGACCCATCTATTGGCACGGAGGGGTATATGCAATTTGAATATATAGGCGATGAGTTGCCGCATATACTAAATATGGCAAGTGTTGTAGTTTCAAGAGCGGGTTCTACTGCTATTTCTGAATTGTTATTTTTGAAGAAACCGATGTTGCTTATCCCGTTAACTAACAGTTCCAGTAGAGGAGATCAAGTTTTAAATGCTGAATATTTTTCACGGCAAGGATATGCGGAAGTTATACTCCAAGACAAAGTAAGTACGAATACATTTATACATGCAGTAAATAAGTTGTATACAAATAAGGATAAATATATTCAAAACATGAATGGATATAAGAAAACAAATGATGAGGGGATTCATCATTTAATAGATATAATAAATGAAGTGGTGAAGTAA
- a CDS encoding DUF6572 domain-containing protein codes for MKNKKGCKKYMNGYEVIDNQNTLYLSIVDTQDWRDEKAHVLLIYEAIHKYQAYVEEKRVNRIKSALETETRYVIQIFAQYECSEYGNDFYELINDLLQDIEVELRIYIKNNKFIYI; via the coding sequence ATGAAAAACAAAAAAGGATGTAAGAAATATATGAATGGTTATGAAGTAATAGATAATCAAAATACGCTATATCTTTCAATTGTTGATACGCAGGACTGGAGAGATGAAAAAGCGCATGTATTGCTTATTTATGAGGCAATACATAAATATCAAGCGTATGTAGAAGAAAAAAGGGTTAATCGAATAAAGTCAGCATTAGAGACGGAAACTAGGTATGTGATTCAAATCTTTGCTCAATACGAGTGTAGTGAGTATGGAAATGATTTTTATGAACTCATTAACGATCTTTTACAAGATATAGAGGTGGAGTTAAGGATTTATATAAAAAATAATAAGTTTATTTACATTTAA
- a CDS encoding NAD-dependent epimerase/dehydratase family protein produces MKKNASLLITGANGFTGRHACHYFLEQGFHVIPMFQNRAHREKIRNGITCNLTNKSEVMKVMKQIKPDYVLHLAGRNSVIESWTAALEYIEINVIGTLYLLEAIKQEASHCRTLVIGSALQANSMNEIKISNPYSLSKTMQVIIAEAWGGLMDSNIIIAKPSNLIGPGVSNGICSILAKKMIEIESGTSKAIIEVNSLKDSRDFVDVRDAVKAYHVLLRDGINGKQYNIGSGVKRSLLDVLEQYKELTQLNFFIEETEKKGSDSNESLAIEEIKKLGWIPEIEFHQSLKDVLEYAKCSDIYMQ; encoded by the coding sequence ATGAAAAAAAATGCGAGCCTTTTGATAACTGGTGCAAATGGTTTCACAGGACGCCATGCTTGCCACTATTTTTTAGAGCAGGGCTTTCATGTAATTCCTATGTTTCAAAATCGTGCACATAGAGAAAAAATTAGAAATGGTATTACTTGTAATTTAACTAATAAGAGCGAAGTAATGAAGGTGATGAAACAAATAAAGCCAGACTACGTATTGCATTTAGCAGGAAGGAATTCGGTCATAGAATCTTGGACAGCTGCCCTTGAATATATAGAGATTAATGTAATAGGAACGTTATATTTATTAGAAGCAATTAAGCAAGAAGCCTCGCATTGTAGAACATTAGTTATAGGATCTGCTTTGCAAGCAAATAGTATGAACGAAATAAAAATTTCAAATCCATATAGTTTAAGTAAAACGATGCAAGTCATTATTGCAGAGGCTTGGGGAGGATTAATGGATTCAAATATTATCATTGCAAAGCCCTCAAATTTAATTGGTCCAGGAGTATCGAATGGTATTTGTTCGATTCTTGCAAAGAAAATGATAGAGATAGAATCAGGTACAAGTAAAGCTATTATCGAAGTAAACAGTTTGAAAGATAGTAGAGATTTTGTAGATGTACGTGATGCGGTCAAAGCGTATCATGTGTTATTACGAGATGGAATAAATGGAAAACAATATAATATCGGATCAGGAGTAAAACGGTCTTTATTAGATGTACTAGAACAATATAAAGAATTAACACAACTAAATTTTTTTATAGAGGAAACAGAGAAAAAAGGGAGCGACTCAAATGAGAGTTTAGCAATAGAGGAAATAAAAAAGTTAGGTTGGATCCCAGAAATTGAATTTCATCAATCATTAAAAGATGTACTTGAGTATGCGAAATGTAGTGACATCTACATGCAATGA
- a CDS encoding UDP-N-acetylglucosamine 4,6-dehydratase family protein produces MLNKIILITGGTGSWGHELIKQLLEKSPKEIRVFSRNETVQFEMQQQFINDDRLKFIIGDIRDKDQLVYACQDVHYVFHLAALKHVPVCEYYPYEAIKTNIHGTQNVIEASIQMQVEKVIYVSTDKAADPSNTYGMTKAIGEKLMVHANIQTKKTKFICIRGGNVLGTSGSVVPLFKQQIKKSSQVGITDANMTRFFLTVEDAVGLLFKAVSQGRGGEIFVMKMPACKITDLAELLIEDSGKENIKVKEVGIRPGEKLSEMLLSEVESKTSISFDQNYFVVLPTIPIEGLQEYYSSYPLVDVKSFSSQQDLLEKHEVKQMLLKGGFLR; encoded by the coding sequence ATGTTAAATAAAATAATTTTAATTACTGGTGGGACAGGTTCGTGGGGGCATGAACTTATAAAACAACTATTAGAAAAATCACCGAAAGAAATTAGAGTTTTTTCAAGAAATGAAACGGTTCAGTTTGAAATGCAGCAACAGTTTATAAATGATGATAGGTTAAAATTTATTATTGGAGATATTCGTGATAAAGATCAACTAGTCTATGCTTGCCAAGATGTACATTATGTGTTCCATCTTGCAGCTTTAAAACATGTTCCAGTATGTGAGTATTATCCTTATGAAGCTATAAAAACCAATATACATGGTACGCAAAATGTAATTGAAGCCTCTATACAGATGCAAGTTGAAAAAGTTATATATGTTTCAACGGATAAAGCAGCTGATCCATCAAATACGTATGGGATGACAAAAGCAATTGGTGAAAAATTAATGGTTCATGCGAATATACAAACGAAGAAAACAAAATTCATTTGTATTCGTGGTGGAAATGTTTTAGGAACGAGTGGAAGTGTAGTACCACTTTTTAAACAACAAATTAAAAAATCTTCACAAGTAGGGATTACCGATGCCAATATGACTAGATTTTTCTTAACAGTTGAAGATGCTGTTGGGTTGTTATTTAAAGCCGTATCTCAAGGTAGAGGCGGGGAAATCTTTGTTATGAAAATGCCGGCATGTAAAATAACAGATTTAGCAGAATTATTAATTGAAGATTCGGGAAAAGAAAACATTAAGGTAAAAGAGGTAGGGATAAGACCGGGTGAAAAATTAAGTGAAATGCTTCTATCTGAGGTAGAGAGTAAAACAAGTATAAGTTTTGATCAAAATTATTTTGTGGTACTACCGACTATTCCTATAGAAGGACTTCAAGAATATTATTCTAGCTATCCTCTAGTGGATGTGAAGAGTTTTAGTTCTCAACAAGACTTACTTGAAAAACATGAGGTGAAACAAATGCTATTAAAAGGAGGATTTTTGCGATGA
- a CDS encoding DUF2515 domain-containing protein: MDLSNSNHTYNGPSKALPLSLFDVKNELKQKSKLIPSDTMYKLTKEEQLIINKIKIQTEQLNKNNVTRTRAYYQFYIQYPEIHWALLGHMVSRNGGWNMTDLKGDLYTRILSEKDQFIFFSFLERGNWLIFQDVYPQFLLYEQSVKRSQKLFHLLSHLNVSTFMETMWNHFWKTGNKKTLAIATIINEQNYLEKRVIQNGQFKKTVLNSIGFKLFDFFQFNHILFPFYENDKKQKVLLFGDTMKHFTSLHERILIGKRLYSLLFRDTHILSQIISWAQHHPHTGSRKDYWPHLFSSVNESFSREFYKRRIKKCQLRNDAYRIYSPALIYAWRDMKHEEVDNKDWFTDWQVVNYLVDKEENINGQITEDYCKTLEKIELAILAKKNVLLREEE, translated from the coding sequence ATGGATCTAAGCAATTCAAATCATACATATAACGGACCTTCCAAAGCACTGCCCCTCTCCCTATTCGACGTAAAAAATGAATTAAAACAAAAAAGCAAGCTTATTCCTTCTGACACCATGTATAAATTAACGAAAGAAGAACAACTCATCATCAACAAAATAAAAATACAAACAGAACAACTAAATAAAAATAATGTTACAAGAACACGCGCATACTACCAATTTTACATTCAATATCCAGAAATACATTGGGCACTGCTTGGACATATGGTATCACGTAACGGCGGTTGGAATATGACTGATTTAAAGGGCGATTTATATACGAGAATTTTATCAGAAAAAGATCAATTCATATTTTTTTCTTTTTTAGAAAGAGGGAATTGGCTTATTTTCCAAGATGTATATCCTCAATTTTTACTTTACGAACAAAGTGTAAAGAGATCACAAAAGTTATTTCACCTTCTTTCTCACCTAAATGTTTCTACATTTATGGAAACGATGTGGAACCATTTTTGGAAAACAGGTAACAAAAAAACTTTAGCGATTGCAACTATTATTAATGAACAAAACTACTTAGAAAAAAGAGTGATTCAAAATGGACAATTTAAAAAGACTGTACTAAATAGTATTGGATTTAAACTCTTTGATTTCTTTCAGTTTAATCATATCCTTTTCCCATTCTACGAAAATGATAAGAAACAAAAAGTATTACTATTTGGTGATACAATGAAACATTTCACTTCCTTACATGAACGGATATTAATTGGAAAAAGATTGTACTCATTATTATTTCGAGATACACATATTTTATCTCAAATAATAAGCTGGGCTCAACACCATCCGCATACAGGATCTAGGAAAGATTACTGGCCCCATTTATTTTCGAGTGTAAATGAATCTTTTTCCCGTGAGTTTTATAAGCGCCGAATAAAGAAATGCCAGTTACGAAATGATGCTTATCGCATATACAGCCCTGCACTCATCTATGCATGGCGAGATATGAAGCATGAAGAAGTTGACAATAAAGATTGGTTTACTGATTGGCAAGTTGTAAATTACTTAGTTGATAAGGAGGAAAATATAAATGGACAAATTACAGAAGACTACTGCAAAACACTCGAAAAAATTGAACTCGCCATTCTCGCAAAGAAAAATGTCCTCCTCCGAGAAGAAGAATGA
- a CDS encoding CBO0543 family protein: MSSSEKKNEFLALVVTTFLSSIIGTCLDAFFVNKQIYSFPARPFSSTFSVNIAFTLFVLPILTVIFIHISKKLSKVSRILFIISIGICASLFEQIAESLGFFVHSANWNHTYSLFGYMIFHSFIWNVYNWIKK; encoded by the coding sequence ATGTCCTCCTCCGAGAAGAAGAATGAGTTTCTAGCATTAGTAGTTACAACCTTTCTCTCTTCTATTATTGGAACTTGCTTAGATGCCTTTTTTGTTAATAAACAAATATATTCCTTTCCGGCTAGGCCCTTCTCATCCACATTTTCGGTTAATATAGCTTTTACATTGTTCGTACTGCCGATTTTAACAGTTATCTTTATACACATTTCAAAAAAATTATCTAAGGTTTCTAGAATTTTATTTATTATTTCAATCGGTATTTGTGCTAGCCTTTTTGAGCAGATTGCTGAAAGTTTAGGTTTCTTTGTACATAGTGCGAATTGGAACCATACATATTCTTTATTTGGTTATATGATTTTTCATTCTTTTATTTGGAACGTATATAATTGGATAAAAAAATAA
- a CDS encoding YfmQ family protein encodes MTTWFIVTLFVFGAIKVLVSSMPTSVVESIISKFELHQKLEAENTSISIDGKNIEGEMKLQVIHEFNEALFLDKHYFPPHGEGIPIVIDTKKGNKEIRFSLYSYEEHVDVIKQYKKKVVAYRLRSKSLQTLAPLAITEEYA; translated from the coding sequence ATGACAACATGGTTTATAGTTACATTATTTGTTTTTGGAGCTATTAAAGTATTAGTTTCTAGCATGCCCACTTCTGTTGTAGAATCAATTATTAGTAAATTTGAATTGCATCAAAAGCTTGAGGCGGAAAATACTTCTATATCGATAGATGGAAAAAATATAGAGGGAGAAATGAAACTACAAGTTATTCATGAATTTAATGAGGCTTTGTTTTTAGATAAACATTATTTCCCACCGCACGGAGAAGGGATACCAATAGTCATTGATACGAAGAAAGGGAATAAAGAGATTAGATTTTCTCTATATAGCTATGAGGAACATGTTGATGTCATTAAGCAATATAAGAAGAAAGTCGTTGCCTATCGTTTACGCTCTAAAAGCCTTCAAACATTGGCACCATTAGCAATAACGGAAGAGTATGCTTAA
- a CDS encoding PLP-dependent aminotransferase family protein, whose amino-acid sequence MEWKPNRADKTPVYKQIADYIERGISSGEFPSDSKLPSERMLAKELQVNRSTIVAAYEELKSLGVVERQKGSGTRVNTDIWGVSHKRIPNWGRYVEDGSFLPNVPLVQQIRTETQKDDLINLASGELSPELIPSDRFRTILSEKIFMENLGYDHPLGNEMLRKTISAHVQQYKQIEADSSSILITSGAQQALNLIVQCLLKPGDAIAIEDPSYCFSLPMFKSAGLNIFHLPVDEHGMNPDDLIDLHKKHRIRMVFLNPDYQNPTGTVLSLARRKKILELSSEFGIPIVEDDPYSLTSFNGEVNPTLKSMDQNGNVLYISSLSKIVASGLRIGWVIGPTRVIERLADAKQQVDFGHSVFTQWVANQFLESKDFHTHITILRGQLKQRRDELIAELEGTLGDRVECFVPEGGIHVWCKVKGKFDEYNLLGKSIRNGVAFVPGSVLGSKNEYIRFTFGRANIEQIQIGIKRFADTLNEIS is encoded by the coding sequence ATGGAATGGAAACCAAATCGTGCAGATAAGACACCTGTATATAAACAAATTGCTGATTATATTGAAAGAGGCATTTCTTCAGGTGAATTTCCTTCTGATAGTAAGTTACCTTCTGAGCGTATGTTAGCAAAGGAATTACAGGTGAACCGGAGTACAATAGTAGCTGCGTATGAAGAATTAAAATCACTTGGAGTAGTAGAACGGCAAAAGGGAAGCGGAACACGGGTCAATACAGACATATGGGGTGTCTCACATAAACGAATACCGAACTGGGGTAGGTACGTGGAGGACGGATCATTCTTACCTAACGTACCACTCGTTCAACAAATTCGAACGGAAACACAAAAAGATGATTTAATTAATTTAGCAAGTGGTGAACTGTCACCAGAATTAATTCCAAGTGATAGATTTCGAACAATTTTGTCAGAGAAAATATTTATGGAAAACCTCGGTTATGACCATCCACTTGGAAATGAGATGTTGAGAAAAACAATTTCAGCACATGTTCAGCAATATAAACAAATTGAAGCAGATTCAAGCTCTATTCTTATTACGTCTGGAGCACAACAGGCGCTTAATCTTATCGTTCAATGTTTATTAAAACCTGGCGATGCGATCGCGATTGAAGATCCTTCGTATTGTTTTTCGCTTCCAATGTTTAAATCGGCCGGTTTAAACATATTTCATTTACCTGTTGATGAGCATGGAATGAATCCAGATGACTTAATCGATTTGCACAAAAAGCATCGCATTCGTATGGTGTTTTTGAATCCAGATTATCAAAATCCAACTGGAACTGTGCTTTCATTAGCGAGACGTAAAAAGATTTTAGAACTGTCTTCTGAATTTGGTATACCTATTGTAGAAGATGATCCGTATAGTTTAACTTCATTTAATGGAGAAGTGAATCCGACATTAAAATCAATGGATCAAAATGGGAATGTTCTTTATATAAGTTCATTATCAAAAATTGTTGCATCAGGATTACGTATTGGCTGGGTAATTGGTCCTACGCGCGTAATTGAGCGTTTAGCAGATGCAAAGCAACAAGTTGATTTTGGCCATAGTGTATTTACGCAGTGGGTAGCAAATCAGTTTTTAGAATCAAAGGATTTCCATACACACATTACGATACTTCGTGGACAATTGAAGCAAAGAAGAGATGAATTAATTGCAGAGCTTGAAGGAACATTGGGAGACCGAGTTGAATGTTTCGTGCCAGAGGGTGGAATACATGTATGGTGTAAAGTGAAAGGAAAGTTTGATGAATATAACTTATTAGGTAAATCTATACGGAATGGTGTCGCATTTGTTCCGGGCAGTGTTTTAGGTTCGAAAAATGAATATATACGATTTACGTTTGGTAGAGCGAATATAGAACAAATTCAAATTGGAATTAAACGGTTTGCCGACACGCTAAATGAGATTTCATAA